In one Trichosurus vulpecula isolate mTriVul1 chromosome 8, mTriVul1.pri, whole genome shotgun sequence genomic region, the following are encoded:
- the LOC118828231 gene encoding uncharacterized protein LOC118828231, producing MILLYAIMFLCSLLVTLSRRTYWAWKIMTNISKWGFWFMGWLLWSLNKCFDSSAFYFESFFYPAIPNLSDMFMIFFEIINSALLIHLASRTGSLGIRSLFRSRTIPEEEINIPGWEDPFYSSLAKELAKKAGPCENWEPRLRRGDPRDLEKCLREVGIQSGASLSRQSWIVLSAYRLVYERLRLSERHGGTPTPQEEGKSQIAEDQTDSNENFSINVAKSNRRPKKPRVHFNPAQKEPAEAQNTTGVQDVPHTENRRWLNDQTRARPIQRRKTETRGEDSVTREIQEDFSPQEVTDILSRFSQRIGEPLISWMVRLSDQGAGGISVDGTDCMRFIGISHDPLVQQAFREHHQQGDGDSKTTLLALAAVGCNKKYDTDSMWPTEHRPWYSLRDCIMRLKEEVMKTAIMIGTADKYYNDPMGLSHRNLIIRTAPPAYKQLILNLLLGEVGSRLTTVINKILQLYDLGDWGRDRSPQERRVNNQQTWRQRRVTRKEMFTTLLRAGVGFEMIDGIPTNELYRMYRGLDNTRNREIRTAPASLQATQTEGDLVIIVYTCLFFLSFVLANLVASFVSFRLKHPALSGDCLSM from the exons atgattttgctttacgcaatcatgtttctctgtagcctcctggttactctttcaaggcgtacctattgggcctggaagattatgaccaacatatcaaaatggggcttctggttcatgggttggttactatggagcctaaataaatgttttgattcttctgccttctactttgagagtttcttctatccggcgattccgaacctttcagacatgtttatgatcttctttgagattataaactcggccctcctgatacatttggcgtcacgaacaggatcgctaggtataagatctctatttagaagcagaacaattccagaggaagagataaatatcccaggatgggaggatccattttattcctccctagcaaaagaattggctaaaaaagctggaccctgtgaaaactgggaaccaaggctacggagaggagatcctagggatttagaaaagtgtttacgagaagttgggattcagtcaggggcatcactatctaggcaaagctggatagtgttatcagcctaccggctagtatacgaaagattgagattaagtgaaagacatgggggcactcctaccccacaggaagaagggaaatctcagatagcagaagaccaaactgactcaaatgagaacttttctattaatgtggctaagagcaacaggagaccaaaaaagcccagagtgcatttcaacccagcccagaaagagccggctgaggcacaaaacactactggggttcaggatgtgcctcacacagagaataggagatggttaaatgatcagacaagggctcgacccatacaaaggaggaagacagaaacccgaggtgaagattcagttacaagggaaattcaggaagatttctcaccgcaagaggtcacagatattttgagtagattcagccaaagaataggagaaccattgatatcttggatggtaagactcagtgatcaaggggccggtggaatatcagtagatgggacagactgcatgagattcataggtatcagccatgatcctctagttcaacaagcttttagggaacatcatcagcaaggagatggtgatagcaagactactctgttggcattagccgctgtgggatgcaataagaaatatgatactgattctatgtggcccactgagcacagaccctggtattcacttagagattgtatcatgagactaaaggaggaggtaatgaagactgccattatgataggaactgcagacaaatattacaatgatccaatgggactgtctcataggaatttaataattaggacagctccccctgcttataaacaactaattttgaatttattacttggagaagtagggagccgtcttacaacagtgataaataagattttacagttatatgacttaggtgactggggaagggatagatctcctcaagagagaagggtgaataaccagcaaacttggcgccaaaggagagtaacaaggaaagaaatgtttactactttattgagagcaggggtaggttttgaaatgatagatggaattccaaccaatgaattatacagaatgtatagaggacttgataacacgagaaatagggaaataagaactgctcctgcaagcctacaagccactcagactgaaggtgaccttgt aattatagtctatacttgtctattctttttgtcctttgttttggctaaccttgttgctagttttgtttccttcaggcttaagcaccctgcactttccggtgactgcctaagcatgtag